The sequence TGGCGTAATATCGGCTCTAATAGGTCGATTATCATTTTAGATGCATTGAGTATCTCCAACTTCACCAGCTTCCCGCTCTTTGTGTAGTGCAGTATCATCTCTTCCCCTGCCGCTTCGCCGTAATCTGGCCTCTCATCGCTTATCCTTATGTCAAGAGCGTCTGCATCAGGGTAGTATTTTATCTTCATTTATTCCACCCTTAAAGTATCTGTCCGCATGCGAGATATAAAAAGTTATTACCACAAAAGATTCATTTTCATACTCATAAACCACCCTCGCCAGATGCCGATTGAGCCTTTTATGTGCGATGAACCGGCCTGCATGCCCTCTTATAACCTCCTCTGGATGCATCAGGAAGTTCAGGAGGTCGTCTGC is a genomic window of Methanothrix sp. containing:
- a CDS encoding DUF4258 domain-containing protein, whose amino-acid sequence is MAMKIIKSIDTKRGRLFEVDASGRAVRILLTWHALDGAEDYGISADDLLNFLMHPEEVIRGHAGRFIAHKRLNRHLARVVYEYENESFVVITFYISHADRYFKGGINEDKILP
- a CDS encoding DUF2283 domain-containing protein; this encodes MKIKYYPDADALDIRISDERPDYGEAAGEEMILHYTKSGKLVKLEILNASKMIIDLLEPILRQKPLAESDIT